The genomic region AGCCAGCAGAATCGCGCCCAGGTTGCGGCCATCGCCCGCGCCCTGCGTCCCGATCAGGTAGGTCGCCGCCAGCGAAACCTCAACCAGCAGCGTCGTAATCACGGTGGACGCCAGCAGCTTGGCAACGATCACCACCAGTCGTGGGATGGGTTTGAGCGTGAGATAGAGCAGCGTCCGATCTTCAACCTCGCCGCCCAGCGCGCTGGTGGCAAAGATCAGGGCCGTCAGCGGCAACAGGATCGGCAAGACGAGGCCGATGAACAGGTCAAGGACAAAGCCCTCGCCGTTGTCTGTTCCCTCGCTCGCCACATACACGAGGGCCAGCAAGACAGGGACGCAGAGCAGCGCGACCACCATGAGTACGCGGCGGCTGCGGGCGAGCGCCCGCAAGGTTAACGCAAAAATGGGTTGCATCAGGCTGTCCTCCTTAGTGCAAAATCCATTGATTTTTTCCGTATTTGCCAGTATCCTATGTCGGGGCTGGCGTGATGAGAGCAAGGCCGCAAGACGACCCGCCTTGAGGGTATTGAAATCAATTGACAAGATACCGGAAGACGCTTTCGAGGTCTTCATCCAGCCCCTCGATGCCGTACAGATGCGCGCCCGCAGCCTGCGCCGCCTGCGGCACAGCCAGGTGAAACTCCAGCGGCGCGGCGGTTTCGACAATGACCGCCCCTTCCTCAACGTGAATGCTGCGTGTCCCTGGCAACCTGACCAGGAACGCCGAGACGGTACGCGGGTCGGAGCAGGTGACACGGACCCGCCGGGGCCGGTCATCCATCAGCGCGCGGATGGCATGAAAATCGCCTTCGGCGGCCAGCTTGCCATTGACCATCACCAGCACGTTCGACCCCATCCGCTCGACCTCGTAGAGAATGTGCGAGGAGATCAGGATGGTCTTGCCCGTTTCGCCCAGGCGCGTGAAGACTTCCATCATCGCCAGCCGCTGGCGCGGGTCCGCGCCGCTCAGCGGCTCATCCAGGATCAAGATTTCGGGATCATGCACCAGCCCCTGCGCGATCTTGGCACGCTGGCGCATGCCTTTGGAACACTGACCCAGCGAGCGGTTCTCTACATCGCTCAGTTCGACGATGCGCAGCGCCCCGCGGGCCGCTTCGCGTGGGTTGGGCAGGTGATGCAGGCGCGCCGCCAGTTCGACAAACTCGCGCACACTCAGGAAGGGATACAGACCCTCCTGCTCAGGCACCAGACCGATGCGCCGGTAGAGCTTCGGATTATTGACGACCGATTGCCCCAGCACGCGCACCTGCCCGCGACTGGGCCGCAGCAGGCCGGTGAGCAGCTTGATGGTTGTTGATTTGCCCGCGCCGTTGGGGCCGAGCAGAGCCGACACACCTGGCCCCAGCGCAAAGGAGAGATCGGAGACCGCCACTTTATCGCCATACCATTTGCTGGCGTTGACGACCTCGATAGTGACGGGCCGCCCATCGGGAAGCCTACCCGAAGGCCATCCTTGCGGGCTGTACGCTGGCGCGCCCGGCAGCGGCGCGCCGATAATTTCAGAACTCATTAGTCACTCACCTTCAGATAGCGCCAGGCCATCAGGGCCAGGCTGATGACGACCACCGCGAGCGTTCCCCAAAGATAAGCCGGCCCATCGAGGGCGACGAGGGCGGGGCGGTCCGTCTCGCCAAACAACCAGAACACCACATTGATCGGCAGGGTAAAGAGGTTGAGCAGGTTGAACCATTCATGGCCGCTGAAATGTAGTTGGAGAGCAATGATGTCTCCGGCAATGGAGCTTACCAGCAGCAGCCCCAGAAAGCCGCCTGTCGCGTAGGCGCGGCGGTCAGTAAAGGACGCCACACCCATTGCCAGCGCGCCGAAGAAGAGCGCGATCAATGGGCCGCCCAGCAGCAGATGCCACAGGTCGCTGAAATTGTCACTTACGTAGGTTCCAAAGGCCGGAGCCAGCAGCGCCTGCCCAAAGAAGAGGAGGACGTAGGGTACCAGCGTCAGCAGGAGCAGCAGCATTACCAGGCTCCCGACCTGCGCGGCGACGTAATGCAGCCGGGTGATCGGCGCGGCAAAGTAGAGCGAGATCACCCGCTCGCGGCGGTCTGCGCAGATCAGATCGGGGGCGACCAGACCGGCAAACAGCAGAAACACGCTGTTGATACTGGGGTAGATGCGTGTGTAGGGCGTTGGCAACGCCTGACCCACGATGATCTGAATGCCCAGGATCACCACAACCGGCGTATAAGCGACGGCGATCAAGAGCCAGGGCATGATCTTGTGGCGGAAGGACCGGCGCAGGCCCACGCCGCGTTTCAGCGCCGCCCAGAGCATGACCCACTCGCTGTGCCCCAACCCCAGGCGCTCGCCCTCATAATGCTGGTAGCCGCGATCAATAATGCGCGCGTTGGCGCTTACTGTATTCTCCATCAGCGTGTTCCTTCCGATACGTCTGCTGATATGCCTGATATATGGCCGTCCTGTTGAACAAGCGCCGGACTGCTCTCTCCGGCCAGATAGATGTCTTCCAGGGAGAGGACGCGCCGCTTGAGGTGGACAATGGCCGCTCTGGTTTCGACGGCGGCGTCGCGGATAGCGTCATACACTGCGTCGGAGCGATAATCCACCTGCAACTCGGCTCCCTCTGCCTTCACGCCATAGCCGCGCTGGCGCAGCGCCTCGGCCAGCGGCCCGGCTGCTGCGCGGGTGCGCACCGTCACTGCCGGGGTAGCCTGCATGAGTTCGCGCAGCGTCCCCTGAGCGATGATGCGGCCATTATTAAGAATGACCACGCTGTCGGCCACGCGCTCAATATCTATAAGCAGGTGAGAAGAGAGGATAATGTTGATACCCATCTCATGGGCGATGCGCCCGATCAGGGCCAGCATCTCATCGCGCCCCGCCGGATCAAGTCCGTTGGTTGGCTCGTCCAGCAGCATCACATGCGGGTCGTGGATAAGCGCCTGGGCCAGCTTCACGCGCTGCTTCATGCCGGTGGAAAAGCCGCCAAGCGCGCGATAGCGTTCTTCGCCCAGGCCAACATGATAGAGCGTGTCGCTGGCCCGCTGGATGGCCGTTCGCGTCGGCAGACCGTGAAGTTCGCCCATGTAACGGACAAAATCCTGCGCCAGCCAATCGGTGGGCAGACAGTCGTGTTCGGGCATATAGCCCACCAGTTTACGCAGCGCCAGCGGCTGCGTGCGCACATCGCACCCGGCAATACTGGCCTCGCCCTGGTCGGGCGTCAGCAAACCCAGCAGCAGCTTTATCAGCGTACTCTTGCCCGCGCCGTTCGGCCCCAGCAGGCCGGTGCATCCCGGCGCAATGTTGAAGGTGGCGCGGTCCAGCGCCACTATCTTGCCATAGCGTTTGCTCAGGTCTTTCGTCTGGACGACGAGCCGGTTCTGTGTGGCTTGGGGTTCCTGCCCCAGAGCATTCATGGCGGATACCTCATCTTTCTTGCCTCCAATCAGCATTATCCGTGTGTTCTGGTGTGTGGGTTGATAGGTGTGTGTCTCATCTTTCTACCACCACTGTCAAGAATACGGATAAATCGTCAGCAGGTTATCGCTGAATTGCCGCAACGTTGTCGCCACCCTGGATATGAGCGGCTGGAGGGCTGCAAATTTGTTCGTTGGCTCGCCTGCGGCTCGCGCCTCCCTTCCTGAAGGCAAACCGTTCGCCAGCGCCAAAGTGCAGTCGTCGCCCGCTTGACGAGCCGATGCTGGCGCTTTAGAACCTGTCCGGTAATCCGTAGTGTGGGTAGACAATCGCTTGTATGTGGGTTCCTTTCGTGATCCATCGGGATTCTTTCATGCCGATGCACGCGCCTGTTTTGCCCACTGTTCGACATTGACCCCTCTGATCAAAAGCCACAAGGGTAAGAATAGTTCCGCCAACGAGGTAATCGTAGGAAGCAGGGCGAGGGTCGCGCCGAGGGTGGGCACAAAAAATCCGCCAAAACTTTGGATCAGAAAGCCAAAACATTCTATGATCAACACGACCCCGATAAATTTGGGAAGGAACCCCGACCTGAACACCAGCACCGCGTAAGGAACCAGCCACAGACCCCAGAAGAGACCGGCGATGAGTCCCCCCGTGTCGTGCACTTGCAGCAAGAGGGACACCGCCGCGTGCATCTGATCTGGGGTGAAGGCGCGAGACGCGTCTGCTCCGTGCAG from Ktedonobacterales bacterium harbors:
- a CDS encoding ABC transporter permease is translated as MQPIFALTLRALARSRRVLMVVALLCVPVLLALVYVASEGTDNGEGFVLDLFIGLVLPILLPLTALIFATSALGGEVEDRTLLYLTLKPIPRLVVIVAKLLASTVITTLLVEVSLAATYLIGTQGAGDGRNLGAILLAGLVGCLAYSSLFLLLGLWFPRRGLLIGFIYVLIWEGIMSQLSTGLATFSVRRYVEGALDASLGASALADVSPVNISGATSLIVLALVLIGGILVSTWTLRQIELP
- a CDS encoding ABC transporter permease subunit produces the protein MENTVSANARIIDRGYQHYEGERLGLGHSEWVMLWAALKRGVGLRRSFRHKIMPWLLIAVAYTPVVVILGIQIIVGQALPTPYTRIYPSINSVFLLFAGLVAPDLICADRRERVISLYFAAPITRLHYVAAQVGSLVMLLLLLTLVPYVLLFFGQALLAPAFGTYVSDNFSDLWHLLLGGPLIALFFGALAMGVASFTDRRAYATGGFLGLLLVSSIAGDIIALQLHFSGHEWFNLLNLFTLPINVVFWLFGETDRPALVALDGPAYLWGTLAVVVISLALMAWRYLKVSD
- a CDS encoding ABC transporter ATP-binding protein, with product MNALGQEPQATQNRLVVQTKDLSKRYGKIVALDRATFNIAPGCTGLLGPNGAGKSTLIKLLLGLLTPDQGEASIAGCDVRTQPLALRKLVGYMPEHDCLPTDWLAQDFVRYMGELHGLPTRTAIQRASDTLYHVGLGEERYRALGGFSTGMKQRVKLAQALIHDPHVMLLDEPTNGLDPAGRDEMLALIGRIAHEMGINIILSSHLLIDIERVADSVVILNNGRIIAQGTLRELMQATPAVTVRTRAAAGPLAEALRQRGYGVKAEGAELQVDYRSDAVYDAIRDAAVETRAAIVHLKRRVLSLEDIYLAGESSPALVQQDGHISGISADVSEGTR
- a CDS encoding DUF4386 domain-containing protein, which translates into the protein MTTRTDATPPFVVTHARIVGGFLLLLPIPFALLGALSSSLIVPGDAAATANHILASESLFRLGIVRTLLLMLFDACLLVLVFYQLLKPVNKTLAVLMVILNLPGVVITLSNELNNFAILLLLHGADASRAFTPDQMHAAVSLLLQVHDTGGLIAGLFWGLWLVPYAVLVFRSGFLPKFIGVVLIIECFGFLIQSFGGFFVPTLGATLALLPTITSLAELFLPLWLLIRGVNVEQWAKQARASA
- a CDS encoding ABC transporter ATP-binding protein codes for the protein MSSEIIGAPLPGAPAYSPQGWPSGRLPDGRPVTIEVVNASKWYGDKVAVSDLSFALGPGVSALLGPNGAGKSTTIKLLTGLLRPSRGQVRVLGQSVVNNPKLYRRIGLVPEQEGLYPFLSVREFVELAARLHHLPNPREAARGALRIVELSDVENRSLGQCSKGMRQRAKIAQGLVHDPEILILDEPLSGADPRQRLAMMEVFTRLGETGKTILISSHILYEVERMGSNVLVMVNGKLAAEGDFHAIRALMDDRPRRVRVTCSDPRTVSAFLVRLPGTRSIHVEEGAVIVETAAPLEFHLAVPQAAQAAGAHLYGIEGLDEDLESVFRYLVN